Part of the Triticum aestivum cultivar Chinese Spring chromosome 4D, IWGSC CS RefSeq v2.1, whole genome shotgun sequence genome is shown below.
gcggcgatgctcgaagtaggcgaggaagaacCAGACAGCGTGATGAAGACCTGCACGGACGGTGgcattcccgcgccaagggaggcggcgcggcgcataccacgtgAAAGTCGACCCGCGGGGATGGCGAGTGGACCGCatgccgcggcgctacggcccgaaggggcaacGGAGCGGTAGCGCACAGGTTGGGGCGACGGCAGGAAGACCTCGTGGCGGCGGCGTTGACTGCGTGTCGTGGCactacgacccgaaggggcgacgcagaaGCGGTGCCCGAGTCGGTGCAGCCAGGGgaacggcctcgggcggcggcggagaccgCGTGCCACGGCGATACGATCCGAAGGGGTgacgcggcggcggcgcgcgagtCGGTGCAACTGCGGGGAGAACCActgggcgacggggcggcggcgctgcggcccgacggggtgaCGCAGCGGCAGCCTGATGCTCGATCGGTGACGGGGCGCACTATAATCGGGACagtcttcacgggacctgcggaggcgcgcgcaacCGACGGGCCATATCGGTCGCACGGCGTAGCTGAGGCGGATCGCgggcgggcgggtgatcaatccgttCGCGTGCGAGGTCGGGGACATCGCTCGATGGAGGAGAGGTGGTGGCGGAGTCCAAGATGAAGCTGGCAATGACGGTCGGCGTGGGACAACGTGCAGACGAGCGCGTCAGCACCAGCACCCGGGATGCCAACGCAGCGCCGGTGCCCGgacagcgaggcccgagcgaccaacgcaGCAGGGTGCCCGAgctcgaggtagccgccgccggggCCGGCGAGGAAGATGGCAGGGCGGCCATTCAGACGCGACGGAGGCGGGTGGTGATGGAGAAGTCCCGGTCGGAGAAGGGCTGGGGAGGTCGGTGCAGGGCGACGGGCAAGCAGACGTGCAGACGACGACCGTGAGGGGCTGCCTCGTCGCGCGAGGCCGCCAGGTCGGAGAAGAAGCTGTCCGGTTGCAACcgtgttggagtagaggcgcgtgggggtcgatggcggcggcgggtgATGCAAACCAATCTTAGATccgaaaaccaaaaataaaaacacCGATCAATACGACCGGCGAGAGGGAGAAAAACCTGAATAAATGGATCGGGAAAGAAGACTCTTTAGGGTAGCCGGTCAACACGACCAGTGAACAAACCCTAGCTATGGGCGGCGCGGTGCGAAAGCGGTGGGCAGGGGGTAGGATTGGATCGGTTAACCATTAGAAGGGATACAGAGGATTGGTGGAATCGATGTTTGttacttgagcctcgtgggcatatatataggagggtaTAATCTATTTAGAGACAGGACAATCCAGAATAGTTTCTAGTCTATGCTATGTTTTCAATCTAATCAATGATATTCAACAACATGTCTCTTTTCTTGCCCACGCAAAGCTGCCGATCTGTGGTGCTACCTATTGCTTCAGAGTTCCGAGAAAGTTTGCGTGTGCACAAGGTAAGAGAATACCATCAGGCACGCGCTCACGCTGAATTGCGAGGTTGTGGCGTTGATCAACTCCGGGAATGACACTGCGATCCTTTTCTTCTGAGAAGCAGAAATGCAGTATTAGTCTGGTCATTTTTGTTTTTGTAAGCCGAAATGCAGTCCATTTTTCTGAAGGAACATTTCACAGAAAGTTGTTGAAGTTTCTGGGTGCAGTGGAATGATTCCTTGAGAGATATTTCCTTtattcataaatataagatgttttaaatattttaaataTAAATTAGATACGTATTGAAATGAATAGAAACAAACACAATAAAACGTGTCTACATACATTCAATTCacgaaaaagttagaacatcttatacgTATTTATGAACGGAGGAAGTAGATAGGTATGCCGAACATGAAAGGAGGTGTTACCAAATGTTACACTAGGTTTCAGTGCTGATTTCTCAGCTTATGAAACTTATATACATACTGCACGGTTATCACGTCGGGACTCACACGCGCAGGGAGGAGGCATTGTCTGGCGCCATAAGGGCATTGACGGCAGACCTAGCAAGGTTGATGCGTCAGTACTTGCTCTGAAAATGGATCAGTGAAAGACGGTGGTGACGACTTATGAAAGTCGGACCGGTTTGCGCCCCAACTCagtatgtggcttggttggggcctccgggTTTAAATGTTAGGCATTTatgtgatgtctgtttggtattaggctcggactatcAGCACCCTTCATCAAGTAGATAAGACTAGCGACAGATGTTgataagagcatctctagctgTTGGCCCCCCAGGCCGCTCGAAAAAATCGCCGACTGGGGACGAACCGGCGCTAAAATCAGCCTGGGGGCGATCGGGTTCCCGGCCGACGTCCCAGGGTCGGCCCCAAGCACctgttttaaacttttttgaacattTATTTGACTAAAATTCGGCGAACAGGACAAATATTCAGCGAAACAGTACATTACTTTGGCGAACTGAAATCGTTTTTTACATAGATAAAATACTTAGAAGGAAAACAAAGAGGCCGCGACTAGAGGCCGAATAACGCGCTGAAAGAGGCGAAGTCGCCGCCGCCGTTGtcctcgtcgtccttctcctccttcacgcggccgcccctgctggacccctgcccggggtcACCCTAGTGGACCGGTGGCGGCAAGTcgtcatcgttgtcgtcgtcgaggacgacgacgcctccctcgtAGCGGCCACGGCGCCGAGCGGCGAACTGCTCAAAGGCGCGGCACTGGCACTCCAGCTCCGTCCGTTCCTAGTCTTCGCGCGCCCACTTCAAGGCCGCCACGTCGTCGATCCCTGGCTCCGTCTTCACGCCGGCGAGCCCGGGCTCCGTCTTCATGGTGGCGAGCCCCGGCTCcatcttcggcttgacgaagcggggaggagccgaggaggaagCACGCCCGCCCTctttgatgacgatgccggcgctgcgggtgcgccggccgagcggcgtctccgcgggctcggccttgacgccgaacaACGCCGACGacccggaggagtgggaggaggagcgggaggaggaagaagaggagccgaTCCTCCTCGGCATCCATTGGCCGCCGCTCCCGCGGGGGACCGGGGCGGCAGGGTACGTCATCGGCGaatcgttgccgccctcgaggtgctggAGGACGGCGTGGAGAGTGCGGCGGGGGGCGCCACACCACAGGCGGCGGCCCTCGCTGTTCTTGGTCCCCtgcaccaccggcgccccgttgctGGAGGCCAGCCGCTCCGCTTGCCGACGCTGGAAGTACGCCACCCAGGCCTCGTGGTTGCCGGCGGCGTACTGCCGGAGGGcccgctgctcctccgtcagcgacacccgcacgcggtcgacctcgtcggcgaagtagttGACGCGCGCGGTGACGTCAGGCAGCGGGGGAATGAGGACACCACCGGCGCTGAGCTTCCACCGCCCCGGCGCGCGCATGTCAGGAGGCGCCGGGACGTTGGCCTCGAACAGGAGGTAGGCTTCCCACTCGTGCaacgagcggcggccgaagccattggccgccaccccatcgccgGGAAACCTCTCGCCCATCGTCGCGGCccggcacggggagagaggggaggaacgtcggcggcggcggcgcacggggacagagagagagagagctgtggGCGGGGTGCGGCCACAGGCGAGGGGAGGTGCTACTTATATAGCAGCCGGGGGTGTGggcgccgtgtgtacgcgtggcgggagatggtgcgtcgccgcgccgcgccgctcATGAGGAATCAAtgaaaggctgaccggcggcaaccttggcattgattccccgcgggaaaccgaggcggtCAGGACGACGAGGCGCgggggtcgctgactcggcgggcccgccgtTCTTTCGCGCCAAAAATGATTGCCCCGGCGCCCCCTAGCGCGCCgtgttcggcctgggtccgccgacgccattttcggcccaaaccggcgaaaaatAGGCTCCTGGGGGCGAGAGTGGGCCGATTTTTGGGCGCAGCGCTAAAAAATCGCCTGAGGGCTGTTGGGGGCGCAGCTAAAGATGCTCTAAGATGATGGCTTCAGACTACCTGATGTACTACTtcgtaaggtctttgtgaataattaataaagtgactgCATGCATCTTCCAGATGAAGAGGCCGGGGTCATCCTTCTTTTAAAAAAACCGCGAGGAACGCCTTTATTTTAATAGACCGAGTACAGATTTGAACATACTAACATACTAATAACACGATAACAGAAAAAACAAGTAGCAGGTTGTGACACACTGCCAATCAGTTTTCCGCCACTAAAATATCACTGAATGTGAAGTTGCAACCTAAAAAACATGGCCTCATGTCACAATGCGTTCCCTGGGATCAGAGTTCGATCTTTGGTTCCCATCACCATCACCAAGCCCAATGAAGAAAGTCTCATCACCACCAGTTGCGAAATCGGCAGCAGATGGTTCATGATTTGCGTACAGTTCAGATTGTGTATTTTGCAATCTTAAGATACGCATCATGACGTCAGCTGAAAGTGTCATTTCTCCTCGGGAGGCATAAAATTGCCTCTCCCGCGCGTTTGAAGCTATTACCTGTCATGCAACAAAACATTACTGTAAAATACAAACTCactgcaacaacaagagcaagtaCACGGTCAACTGTACGAACCGAGTGCAACACCAACAAAACATAAGACTTACTTTATTTGCATATTGAGGCAATTGCATCACTTTGCTTGACGAAGGTGTCCAAATCTTAATGGTGCTGTCTATCCCACTAGTAGCTAGGAAGGGAAAATGCGGATAGGGTTCGATGCAATTAACGATATGTTTATCGCCGCGCATGATCCTCATCAATTCACCTCCATTTTTCCTCCAAATGAACAAATGCCCGCAGTCTGACCCACTCAAAACATATTCATTATTGGGTCCAAAGAAACTGACTCCTTTAACAGTTCTGAAATTTCTGTGACCAGAGTATGATTGTAGCTGCTCGAGCTTGTCCAAATGCTCTGGCTGTGTTGATTCAGGATTCGGACCAAGACCCATATAGTTTTCGAACAGGTAGATAAGCTCGTCATTGTATGAGACAAGTAACTCGCTTGAATAAGAGTATGCAATACCAGTGATGTGGACCTTCCCGCCCATAAGAAGGTGCTCAGGGCAGAAGGTATCAACTGGTAGGTTCATATTGCTTGAAGAGTCCAAGTTTATTTTCCTAAAATCATACAGCCGTACATACTCATCGGAGCCACCGATCGAAAAATAATTAGGGTTCTGTGGGTCAATAGCAATGGTATTCAGTCTTACACGGCGCCTTCTATTTGAGAATGAATAGCAGGTGAGAAGCTTTGTTGGTGAATCACTGCGCAGGTCAAACTGTAAGAAACAAATATTCAATCCAAATGTGTGAAGCAATATAATTGTTGCTTTAATACTAGCATATAACGGAGCAGTGACATACGTGTTGTACCAAGCCATCCTCTCCACAGCTGTAAAGTATGTGAGGACTTCCTGGTTCGAGAGCCATCTTATGCGCACGATCATGATGTTCCCCAATTTGTTTGGTTGTGAATCCACCACCCTGCTTCAGTTGTCCCACCCTAACCTGAGGACAAGTGGTGGGATTGAAATGACTATCAGAACAGAATGGTAAATTTAATGAATCTGCAGACACCTGATAGCCAGAAAAATCATTCCATACATAACCAATATCGAATATTTTTTACTTGTAAGGTCTTATGAAGATAGCTTTTGAAGACATGGCTTACAGGTGACCTTTTGGTTAGTTATGTATGGTGCTATTATTCTAGAGTTTCCTAAGGGTGATATTGGTCACATAAAAAACAGTACATACTCATTGGGATACTTGTGAATATCTGATTAGTACTAATACTACTAATACAGCAAGAGAAAAACTCAAGCGTGGGTAGAGACACACCTGGCCATCAGCACCAACGGTCACAATGGTGCTGTCATCTGTAAATGGCATCACACGAGCATGAAAGACATTTTGTTGATGTCCAGAAGGGTAAGTTAGTTTTTCAGTTTTAGCAAGCCAGTCCCATAGTATGATGTCTGTGTCGTCTGAACCAGACACAAGGAGGTCACCAGCAGGATTGAAGCTTATAGTATTAACACAGCCACTATGACCTCGCAACTTTCCATATTGGTTCATCCGCAAAATTAGGCCCTATTCACAAGGACAAGATGAAAATAGCAAACAGTAAGCATGAAACGAAAGAATTCCACAATTGCAGAACAGAGTTATGACATTCCAACATGTACAAAACTATCAAGCTACTGGAACTTGGTAAATATTGTCCAGAACAGAGTTATGACAATCCAACATGTCAAAAAGAGAGCCCCGGGTCACTGACGGTATGACCGTATGTCCGTATTTAAATAATGGTCTGGGGCTCTGGGCTACAGTGAACACCTGTGTCCATGTGATCAGAGATTTGAGCTTTACGGTACAAAGTACATAAAGCAAAGACAGGACTAAGAACATCTCTCTGCCtcatggctttatttataaagtcgggcctCGCGTTTTCtctaaaaaataaaaagcaaagacagGACTAAGAGCATCTATAGCATATCCCTTAAAAGCTCACCGGCCTGGCGGATTTACGGTTCGTGTCAAAATACAGGCCCGGGTAGATCCTGTAAAAACGGCCCGGCCAGTAAATTGTTTACGGGCAGCCCATAAACCGCCCCCGGTTCCTGCACATATACCGGAGCTCCCCGTTTTAGGGTTCGCATCCGGCATTTCCCATATCCCCCTCCGCCGCAAATCATCATCTCCGGTGACAAATCCCCTTTCCTCCGGTAGCCTTTGGCGGCACAGGTAGCCACCCGAACCTCGCCCCGATGTCGAGCGCGGGTCGTTGGGAGGGGTGGCCGCGGCTGCTAGCCGCCTCGCAAGCGCTGCCATGACGACGAGGTGGGTAGCTCCTCCCTGCGATGGAGGAGTGGCGCAAGGTGCAGGCGCGTGTGCGCGGCGCCCTCTCCCGCAGCGGCGGCAGCCGGGCCTGGAGCAACTTCGACCGGCTGGACCGGACCTTCTCGCCCGCGCTCAAGCGTCTCTGGGCAGCGGAGCGCGTGTGGTTTGATGCGAAGGAGGCGGCCGCCGCCGGAGATGAAGCTGCAGCGGCACGGGTGACGGTGTTGAAGGAGTACGACATGGCGTTCGTCGTCTCCAACTCGCTGATGGAGTACCACCGACCATAAACGAAATTTGCAGGACCGTGGTTTGCGGGATCTGCTATAGATGCTCTAAGGCATATATGCAACTAAATAACCTCAATAAGCCAAGAGCAAGACCAAGCTGCCGCCTTACGAACATGCTTATCCTATTCCAGTATTTCACCCCTGCCGACAGAAATATGCAGAAGGTTCCCTATTCCCTAACGATATCCGCGGTCAGCGATGCTCGATCCGCTCGAGAAACCAACCGAATCAGAAAAGTACAGGAGATCACACTGAAATGGAAATAATTGAGAAAGGAGCACCTCGGAGCCGCTGATTCGGCGGGAGCTGGATGAGCCGATCTCGCGCTGGCCGACCTCGAAGAAGCAGCTGGCCGCCCGGCGGCCAGAGGCCTCGTCGATAGCGGCCATGGTGAGCGGTGGGATGGGAGAATAGAGAGGCGGCGCGAGAGATGGGAGGGGATTTGCCGGGGTTTTAACGGGTACAGGCCTTCCGCGTGCGCGCACCCTCGAACCACGTGGTTTCCGTTTCGCGTTTCTTCCGCCTGCTCCGGACTTTTGTTTTCTCTCACAAATATATTGTCCATACATATACGTAGAAGGAAAGAAAGCTAGACCCGTTGGTAGGAGAACTGACGGACGGCAGGATCGTTAGCGATTTCAcaattttgttggacagaagcgcAATAATTGCTGCCATGTTGCTCCAACAAATAGTGTTAATGGACAGGGGAATGGTTAACGTACAAACGTGTTTCACGGACCATATGCATCCTCGCCCATAATTTTCCTTTTTAAGATTCAATAATACGTGTAAAATGTGCCATTCCTGAAATTGGTTAATACTGTAAGTAGAATGTTTCTACCGGGTACTCCTCTACCCGGTCATCGAAGCACTGATATAATTTCTCCCTTTGGTCGATTTACAGTTGGAAGCCACCTTACCCAAGTACACGACAAATGACCATTGACTTGTATGGATGGATGAAAACCCCCCTACCTGTGAAGATGACAAACGACCATTGACTTGTAGGGACGGATGAAAGCCCCTTTACCCGTGGAGACGACAAACGACCATTGACTTGGAGGGACGAAGTTCGAGGAAAGCATATCCGCCATGTTGTTGGTTGCATTAAAGCCAAGATATGCTTCGTATTAGACGATCTTTTCTCTGGGATATGAAAAATAAATTCGGCGTTGGCCCTTTGAAGACGTTTTGAGCCATCGAGGCGCAGAATTTTTGTCACTTTAGACCGCCTACCCGAACATAATGACCGAAAGGACCACCTTCAAACAGTATTGACAAAAGTACGTGGCAGCAGGCCCAGCagccgacacgtggcacctgccacCACAACCGAAGGTAGTAGGGTCTGCCGCAAGCATAACAGGTTTCATGTGCTGGAATAAACAAAAATGGAACGGGGTGGGCGACGTGACACATGCCACCATGGGGCGTGGCAGCAGTCACTGTACGTGTTGCGCGTGACGCGATAGCACTCCTGTCAGTTGGTAGGAAGGCATCTTCCCTTTGCGCCGAAAGTGCTTGAAACCACACGCGAGATGCTCTTTATATCTGATGTTTTTGTCTAATTTTTTCGTCCATCATCCCTGCCCTATTTCTTCGCCATCACACTGATAATCTGAGCCTATAAAATGAGTCATTGAACCTCTCTTCATCCTTCATCGAGCAACCTTCGAAATCGTCACAGCTTTATTTGTACCCCTAATATTTTTAGTCTTCTTGGGTTTGCCTTGCTCGGACCAAGGCGTTAGGCCGAGGAAAATGAAGAATGCGAGTTTTCCACCAGGGGTGGATTCCTGCAGTGTCACTACAAAACATGTGCTATTTTGTAACAAAAACCCTCGTGACGGAACAGGAAACCCGAAGGGGAAACAGCTCGTGACGATCGTCCATCAGGAAAATGATCTTAGACAGTGCCCTCGGCAACTTTGGTGACATTCTAGCCTTATTTTTGGCGACACATTCGACCATCATTAGACATGTGCATATTCTGTGATGATTTGTAGTGTCACAGAAAATAAGTTTTGAGATCTCAATTGCTTATAGTATAAAAATCCCCTGTGTCGCCAAATCACAAAATATATACTTGTGATTACACTTATCGTCTTCCTTGTGTGAGGCCACTTGACAGGAACAGAAATAATAGATTAGCAGAAAAAAAAACAATTGAACCCCTGGATTCGACCAAGGAACCGATGCCAATGTCGTGGTGACCGTTCAACTAGCATGCCGCTGGCGTGGTCACCACCTGAACTGGATGCAATGGTAGTGCTTGTCACGGTTTAGATTGAAACTGACTAGAGATCATAGGATTCAATAGACAACTTCATAAAATATAAAGACAATACTTACTATCATTACAAGATATGCACAAGTTCATACATAATTAACATGCATAATTCTAGAACCTAACAGAACTACTTAAATTTATTCATCGTCATCGTTGTCGTCCTCCTTGTCGCCACCGTCATCCTTGTCGTCGCCGTCCTTCCTTGCCGTTGTCCGACTCATCGCTATCGTCATCCCAGTCGTTGTCGCTGCCCTCCTCACCGGCCATCAACGCTTCGTTCATTGTCCTACATTTGATGATGTCTAGCGGACACTGTCTTCCGCGTACGACGTGGCCGCGGAAATCTTGATGCCGGCGGCATGAGAGCCTCTTCAACGGCGCGGTCTGCGTCGCATGTGGTTTGCTCGGCGCACGCTGTTACGTTAGAGATCTTGTAGGTCACGTCGATCTCCACTTCGGCGACTGCGTGGTGGAGCTCCTCGAATCTTTGCGCGATGTGGTTGAGCTCGCGATGCATGTCTACCACTTGGCGGCGAGCTACCTCCCGGAGCTCATCAAATCACTCCAAGAGGCGGTCGCACTCATGGCCTGCCTCATCTGCTTCACGGAGGACCTTCTCGGCGCGGTCCTCATCTGTATCGATGAGGCGCCACCGTTGTGGGGCCCATTCACACCGTCCATCTCCTCGTACATGGGTTTTTCTTCCTTGAGGGCGAGCCGAGTCCCTGACCCggtgctgctacttcttgagcttgtgttgatttttcccttgaagagggaagggtgatgcagcaaagtagagataagtatttccctcggttaagaaccaagatatcaatccagtaggagccacaagctgaaggaaatatgccctagaggaaataataaagttgttattttatatttccttattcatgataaaagtttattattcatgctagaattgtattgatcggaaacctaaatacatgtgtgaatacataaacaaacatcgtgtccctagtaagactctactggactagctcgttgatcaaagatggttaaggtttcctaaccatggacatgtgttgtcatttgataacgggatcacatcattaggagaatgatgtgatggacacgacccacccgttagcttagcataatgatcgttcagttttattgctattgctttcttcatgtcaaatacatcactaaaaaaaagacactttcgtgatgatacgtgtttgtcacagtaggtgacgttttctgtcatgcatgtacatccatgacaaatttatgacagaatcaagatagtcatacttgtgttgtcgtagaagtgttccatgacattaccaaaattatcatcacggaagtgtccacttccatgacgataaatcgcgcgtcatggaagtgctttcgtcaagggtgaccgacacgtggcatccaccgtaacggaacgccgttaagctatcgggtccggttttggattcgataacccgctaacagcccggaccaatgaggattttccacgtgtaaaattctcattggccggaggaaacacatgttggctcaccgttgggacagatgtcatccattcattggacagtaggcgcctatgatacgtcgacacgtggcacgtcccaatagaggcccattccggtgaaaaggtcggcccgtttgacatggtcaaaaggtaacgggctggcccacggaaagcctgttaacggcatgttcgtatatagtccatttacggcccgctaactcacggcccattacgGCCTATACGAATTAAGCCCAttagcttcatctgggccttccaatatgattccagcccgttgtaacattcggcccatgtatggcccatgatgtctttcggccctgatacgtc
Proteins encoded:
- the LOC123097809 gene encoding DDB1- and CUL4-associated factor 8, which gives rise to MAAIDEASGRRAASCFFEVGQREIGSSSSRRISGSEGLILRMNQYGKLRGHSGCVNTISFNPAGDLLVSGSDDTDIILWDWLAKTEKLTYPSGHQQNVFHARVMPFTDDSTIVTVGADGQVRVGQLKQGGGFTTKQIGEHHDRAHKMALEPGSPHILYSCGEDGLVQHFDLRSDSPTKLLTCYSFSNRRRRVRLNTIAIDPQNPNYFSIGGSDEYVRLYDFRKINLDSSSNMNLPVDTFCPEHLLMGGKVHITGIAYSYSSELLVSYNDELIYLFENYMGLGPNPESTQPEHLDKLEQLQSYSGHRNFRTVKGVSFFGPNNEYVLSGSDCGHLFIWRKNGGELMRIMRGDKHIVNCIEPYPHFPFLATSGIDSTIKIWTPSSSKVMQLPQYANKVIASNARERQFYASRGEMTLSADVMMRILRLQNTQSELYANHEPSAADFATGGDETFFIGLGDGDGNQRSNSDPRERIVT